The Amycolatopsis coloradensis sequence GTCAACAAGCTCCGCGTGCGCTCCTACGAGCACCAGTTCCGCGTGGCCGAGCTGCGGGAGAACTTCGGCCCGCTGGTGATGCCGACGGCCATCCCGGACCGGCTCGCGGTACAGCAGGCGCAGGGCGCGTGCAGCCCGATCCACGAGTGGCACTCCCCCGGCGCGCAGGAGATCGCGCTCACCTTCAACATGGTGCTCGCGAAGGTCCTGCGTTCGAGCCGGGCCGGGCGGCATCGCGTCCGCGGCGACGAAGAGCCCGAGACCACCGAAGCCCCCGCCAAGCTGAGCGACACCGGCACGGGCTGACGTCCGATGCCCGAAGGCGACACCGTCTTCCTCGCCGGCAAGGTCCTCCACAAGGCGCTCGCCGGGAAGACCCTGCTGCGAGGCGAGTTCAGGGTCCCCCGGCTGGCCACGACGGATCTCGCCGGACGTGACGTGCTCGGTGTCGGCACGGTCGGCAAGCATCTGCTGACGCGGTTCTCCGGCGACCTCACCCTCCACAGCCACCTGCGCATGGACGGCAAGTGGGACGTCTACCGGGCCGGCGCGCGCTGGCGCAACCCGGCCCATCAGGCGCGGGTCATCCTCGCCACCGAGGATCTGCAGGCGATCGGCTTCCGCGTGCACGACCTCGAACTCGTGCCCACGGACGAAGAAGACCGCCTGGTCGGGCATCTCGGCCCGGATCTGCTCGATCCACAGTGGACGGATGAACTCGCGGAGCGGGCGGCGGCCGCGCTGGCCGCGGACCCGGATCGCGAACTCGGCGACGCCCTGCTGGACCAGCGGATCATGGCGGGCATCGGGAACATGTACAAGGTCGAGATGTGCTTCCTTCTCGGCGTCACACCATGGACACCGGTGTCCGAAGTGGACACCGCGAAGGCCGTCGCGCTCGGACGCAAGCTGCTGAAGACCAACGCCTGGCGCACCTCGCAGACCACCACCGGCGATCTGCGCCGCGGCCGTGAACACTGGGTCTACGAACGGACCAAACAGGGCTGTTTCCGCTGCGGCGGCAGGCTCAAGGTCGCTCCCCAGGGTGCCGGACACCAGGCGAGGCCGACCTGGTTCTGCCCGAAATGCCAGTCCGGACCCGCTCCGAGCGGCTAAGCTGGCCTGGTGACGCTGTTCAAGCTCCCGCTCTACGGGGCCGACACCGAACGCGGCGACCTCGCTCCCTGAGCCGCCCGCTCCCTCCGCACGTCACCTTCACTTCTCCATCCCAGGGAGCTTTGTCATGCCCGGAATCCTCACGGGCACGGCGCTGCGCGCGTTCGTGCACGCCCTGCCCAAGGTCGAACTCCACGTCCACCTCGTCGGTTCGGCGAGCCTGCCCACGGTGCTGGAACTGGCCCGCCGCCGCCCGTCCGCGGGTGTGCCGACGGAGCCGTCGGAGCTCGCCGAGTTCTTCACCTTCCGCGATTTCCCGCATTTCCTCCGCAACTACCTGGCGGTGACGTCGCTGGTACGCGACGCCCGCGACATCCACACCCTGGTCACCGGGCTGGCGGCGGATCTGGCCGCGCAGAACGCGCGCTACGCGGAAGTGACCGTGACGCCGTACAACCACGTCCTCGACGGGATGCCGTCGGACGATCTCCTCACCGGTCTCGCCACCGGGCGGGCGGCGGCACGGGCGGACCACGGCGTGGAACTGGCCTGGTGCTTCGACATTCCCGGTGAGAAAGGGGTCGTCGCCGGCCGGGAAACGGTGGTGTTCGCGCTCCGCGAACGTCCCGAAGGCCTGGTGTCCTTCGGGCTCGGCGGCCCGGAGGTCGGCGTCGGCCGCGCGCAGTTCGCCCCCTTCTTCACCGCGGCCAGGGAGGCCGGGCTGCACAGCGTCCCGCACGCGGGCGAGACCACCGGGCCCGCCACCGTCTGGTCGGCGGTGCACGATCTCGGGGCCGAGCGGATCGGGCACGGCGTCGGCGCGCACACCGATCCGGCGTTACTGGAATACCTTGCCGTGCAACGGATCCCGTTGGAGGTCTGCCCCACGTCGAACGTGCGGACCGGGCAGTTCGCGTCGATCGCGGCGCATCCCGTGCGACGGCTGCTCGACCACGGCGTGCTGGTCACGCTCAACACCGACGACCCGCCGATGTTCGGGGCCACCCTCGACGGCGAGTACGTGGCGGTGGCCGAAACCCTGCGGCTGACGGCGGCCGAAATCGCCCTGCTCGCGAAGAATGCCGTGGAAGCGGCTTTTCTGCCGTCGGCGGACAAGACCGCCCTGACGGCGGAGATCGAAGAAATCTTGTTGCAGGACCCCGAACTCCTCGCATAGTTTGGCGGTACACGAGAGAGGAGGTGGTCCGAAGTTGTATTCCAACAGGACTCGTGAGGTGGCTGTCCGCTAGCGGACCGCACGCGTAGGACTTTTGAGCAGCGATACAACGCAAGTTGGAGCCACCTTCGGCTCGTCGTCTCTGCTTCGCGTGGTGCCTGATAGCGAATACCAGGCAGTCACCGGGCCCCCGAGGTTCCCGAGCACCGGTCCGGCTCGGGCCCGGTCGCCGATTCCGGCGTCCGGGAGGCGCCTCGGGGGTACCCCTATCTCCGGGGTGTGCCGCCCGCCGCTCCGAAGGACCCGTCCGCCGCAGTTCCGCCCCCAGGAACCCAGCCGACTGGATAGCCTGACGCCATGCTGAGGCCCGATTTCCCGATCATCACCCAGCGCCTGACCCTCCGCGCCTTCACTCCGGCGGATCTCGACGAACTCAACTCTTTCCAGTCCCGCGCCGACGTCGCCCGCTACCTCTACTGGGGCCCGCGCAGCCGGGCCGAATCCGCCGCCGCGCTCGCCAAACGGGTGCACAGCAGCACCCTGTCGAAGGAAGGCCAGTTCCTCGCGGTGGCCGCGGAACTGACCGAGACCGGACAGCTGATCGGCGACCTGAACCTCGAATACCTCAGCAGCGAGCACCGCCAGGGCGAGATCGGGTTCGTCTTCCATCCCGATCACCACGGGAAGGGGCTCGCCGCGGAGGCCGCCGTCGAGGTGCTGCGGCTCGGGTTCGAGGATCTCGGCCTGCACCGGATCATCGGCCGCTGTGACGGGCGCAACACCGCGTCCGCCGCGCTGATGGACCGCCTCGGCATGAAGAAGGAAGCGCACCTGCGGGAGAACGAGATCGTGAAGGGCGAGTGGTGTGACGAACTCGTCTTCGCGATGCTCGAACACGAGTGGAAGGCGAGTCGCTAGGCCGTGTCCGGCATGTCTGTCCGATGGGCTTCGTGATCCAGACTTGCCGGACACGGCCTAGACCTCACCAGGCATGATGGGGCCGTGCTCTTCGACAAGATCGCCCGTCCCGCCCTCTACCTGGTCTCCGGCAGCGACCCCGAAACCGTGCACGAACGCACCATCGGCACGCTCGCCAGGCTGAGCCGGGTCTCCCCCGCGCTCGCCGCGCTCGGCCGCGTCTACCGGACGGACGATCCGGTCACCTTCCTCGGCCTCCGCTTCCCGAACCGGGTCGGCCTCGCCGCCGGGATGGACAAGAACGGCCGGGCCCTGCGCGCCTGGCCCGCGCTCGGCTTCGGTTTCGTCGAGGTCGGCACGGTCACCCGGCATCCGCAGCCGGGCAACGACAAACCGCGGCTGTTCACCCTCGCCGAGACCGACGCGGTGATCAACCGGATGGGCTTCAACAACGAGGGAGCGGAGGCGCTCGCCGCTCGCCTCGCCGCGGGCGGGAAACCGCCCGTGCCGCTCGGCGTCAGTATCGGCAAGTCCAAGGTGACCCCGCTCGACGAGGCCGTCGAGGACTACCGGTTCTCGCTGCGGGCGCTGTACCCGTACGCCGACTACTTCGCGATCAACGTCAGTTCCCCGAACACGCCGGGCCTGCGGGCGTTGCAGGACAAGTCCGCGCTGGCCGAGCTGCTCGCCGAGCTGCGGAAGACCTCGGCCGAGCTCGCCGGTGACGCGAAGCCGACTCCGGTGCTGGTGAAGGTCGCCCCCGATCTCACCGACGAAGCGCTCGCGGAACTGCTGGAGGTCTGCCTCGAACACGGTGTCGCCGGACTGATCGCGACCAACACGACGCTGTCGCGCGAAGGGATCGCCC is a genomic window containing:
- a CDS encoding DNA-formamidopyrimidine glycosylase family protein; the encoded protein is MPEGDTVFLAGKVLHKALAGKTLLRGEFRVPRLATTDLAGRDVLGVGTVGKHLLTRFSGDLTLHSHLRMDGKWDVYRAGARWRNPAHQARVILATEDLQAIGFRVHDLELVPTDEEDRLVGHLGPDLLDPQWTDELAERAAAALAADPDRELGDALLDQRIMAGIGNMYKVEMCFLLGVTPWTPVSEVDTAKAVALGRKLLKTNAWRTSQTTTGDLRRGREHWVYERTKQGCFRCGGRLKVAPQGAGHQARPTWFCPKCQSGPAPSG
- the add gene encoding adenosine deaminase, with protein sequence MPGILTGTALRAFVHALPKVELHVHLVGSASLPTVLELARRRPSAGVPTEPSELAEFFTFRDFPHFLRNYLAVTSLVRDARDIHTLVTGLAADLAAQNARYAEVTVTPYNHVLDGMPSDDLLTGLATGRAAARADHGVELAWCFDIPGEKGVVAGRETVVFALRERPEGLVSFGLGGPEVGVGRAQFAPFFTAAREAGLHSVPHAGETTGPATVWSAVHDLGAERIGHGVGAHTDPALLEYLAVQRIPLEVCPTSNVRTGQFASIAAHPVRRLLDHGVLVTLNTDDPPMFGATLDGEYVAVAETLRLTAAEIALLAKNAVEAAFLPSADKTALTAEIEEILLQDPELLA
- a CDS encoding GNAT family protein, which translates into the protein MLRPDFPIITQRLTLRAFTPADLDELNSFQSRADVARYLYWGPRSRAESAAALAKRVHSSTLSKEGQFLAVAAELTETGQLIGDLNLEYLSSEHRQGEIGFVFHPDHHGKGLAAEAAVEVLRLGFEDLGLHRIIGRCDGRNTASAALMDRLGMKKEAHLRENEIVKGEWCDELVFAMLEHEWKASR
- a CDS encoding quinone-dependent dihydroorotate dehydrogenase; translation: MLFDKIARPALYLVSGSDPETVHERTIGTLARLSRVSPALAALGRVYRTDDPVTFLGLRFPNRVGLAAGMDKNGRALRAWPALGFGFVEVGTVTRHPQPGNDKPRLFTLAETDAVINRMGFNNEGAEALAARLAAGGKPPVPLGVSIGKSKVTPLDEAVEDYRFSLRALYPYADYFAINVSSPNTPGLRALQDKSALAELLAELRKTSAELAGDAKPTPVLVKVAPDLTDEALAELLEVCLEHGVAGLIATNTTLSREGIAPREAAVGEQAGGLSGRPLTARSVEVVRFVHDETGGKLPIIGVGGIFDAGAAARMLDAGAGLVQLYTGFALHGPGLVKRVARGLAARPY